Proteins co-encoded in one Nonomuraea helvata genomic window:
- the rpsQ gene encoding 30S ribosomal protein S17 — MAETETTETTDQRNFRKVREGLVVSDKMDKTVVVAVEDRVKHRLYGKVIRRTTKYKAHDEANACGVGDRVLLMETRPLSATKRWRVVEILEKAK; from the coding sequence ATGGCTGAGACCGAGACCACCGAGACCACCGACCAGCGGAACTTCCGTAAGGTCCGTGAGGGCCTCGTCGTGAGCGACAAGATGGACAAGACCGTCGTCGTCGCCGTCGAGGACCGCGTGAAGCACCGTCTGTACGGCAAGGTCATCCGCCGTACGACCAAGTACAAGGCGCACGACGAGGCCAACGCCTGTGGCGTGGGCGACCGCGTGCTGCTCATGGAGACCCGCCCTCTCTCTGCCACCAAGCGGTGGAGGGTCGTGGAGATCCTCGAGAAGGCCAAGTAA
- the rplV gene encoding 50S ribosomal protein L22 — protein sequence MEARAQARFVRVTPQKARRVVDLIRGLPASEAQAVLQFAPQSASEPIYKVLSSAMANAEHNFDLDPQTLVVSRAWVDEGPTLKRFRPRAQGRAYRINKRTSHITVIVESREPKGRTR from the coding sequence ATGGAAGCCAGGGCTCAGGCGCGGTTCGTCCGTGTCACGCCCCAGAAGGCCCGCCGTGTGGTGGACCTCATTCGCGGGCTGCCCGCTTCGGAGGCGCAGGCCGTGCTGCAGTTCGCTCCCCAGTCGGCGAGCGAGCCGATCTACAAGGTGCTCAGCAGCGCGATGGCGAACGCGGAGCACAACTTCGACCTCGACCCGCAGACGCTCGTCGTCAGCCGGGCGTGGGTCGACGAGGGCCCGACGCTGAAGCGGTTCCGCCCGCGTGCCCAGGGTCGTGCCTATCGGATCAACAAGCGGACGAGCCACATCACTGTGATCGTGGAGTCCCGCGAGCCGAAGGGAAGGACCCGATAG
- the rplP gene encoding 50S ribosomal protein L16, with amino-acid sequence MLIPRRVKHRKQHRPDRSGAAKGGTRVTFGEFGIQAIEHSYVTNRQIESARIAMTRHIRRGGKVWINIYPDRPLTKKPAETRMGSGKGSPEWWIANVKPGRVMFELSGVAEPIAREALQRAIHKLPMKCKIVKREVGEA; translated from the coding sequence ATGCTGATCCCGCGCAGGGTCAAGCACCGCAAGCAGCACCGGCCCGACCGCAGCGGAGCCGCCAAGGGCGGCACCAGGGTCACGTTCGGCGAGTTCGGCATCCAGGCGATTGAGCACTCCTACGTGACCAACCGCCAGATCGAGTCCGCTCGTATCGCCATGACCCGTCACATCCGCCGTGGCGGCAAGGTGTGGATCAACATCTACCCCGACCGTCCGCTCACCAAGAAGCCTGCCGAGACCCGCATGGGTTCCGGTAAGGGTTCGCCGGAGTGGTGGATCGCCAACGTCAAGCCCGGACGCGTGATGTTCGAGCTGTCCGGCGTGGCGGAGCCGATCGCTCGCGAGGCGCTTCAGCGTGCGATCCACAAGCTCCCGATGAAGTGCAAGATCGTTAAGCGTGAAGTGGGTGAGGCGTGA
- the rpsH gene encoding 30S ribosomal protein S8, producing MTMTDPIADMLTRLRNANSAYHDSVSMPYSKIKAHIAEILQQEGYIQAWTVEDAKVGKNLVVELKFGPTRERSLAGLRRVSKPGLRVYAKKDNLPRVLGGLGVAIISTSHGLMTDKQAGKRGVGGEVLAYVW from the coding sequence ATGACGATGACCGACCCGATCGCAGACATGCTCACGCGTCTGCGTAACGCGAACTCGGCGTACCACGACAGCGTGTCGATGCCGTACTCGAAGATCAAGGCGCACATCGCCGAGATCCTCCAGCAAGAGGGCTACATCCAGGCTTGGACCGTCGAGGACGCCAAGGTTGGCAAGAACCTCGTGGTGGAGCTCAAGTTCGGGCCTACCCGTGAGCGGTCGCTCGCGGGCCTGCGCCGGGTTTCCAAGCCCGGTCTGCGGGTTTATGCAAAGAAGGACAACCTGCCTCGAGTCCTGGGCGGACTGGGCGTCGCGATCATCTCGACGTCCCACGGCCTCATGACCGACAAGCAGGCCGGCAAGCGTGGTGTGGGCGGGGAAGTCCTCGCCTACGTCTGGTAG
- the rpsJ gene encoding 30S ribosomal protein S10 yields the protein MAGQKIRIRLKAYDHEVIDSSAKKIVETVTRTGAKVAGPVPLPTEKNVYCVIRSPHKYKDSREHFEMRTHKRLIDIIDPTPKTVDSLMRLDLPAGVDISIKL from the coding sequence ATGGCGGGACAGAAGATCCGCATCCGGCTTAAGGCCTATGACCACGAGGTCATCGACAGCTCGGCCAAGAAGATCGTCGAGACGGTGACGCGGACTGGCGCGAAGGTCGCGGGCCCGGTGCCGCTGCCGACCGAGAAGAACGTGTACTGCGTCATCCGCTCGCCGCACAAGTACAAGGACAGCCGCGAGCACTTCGAGATGCGCACGCACAAGCGGCTGATTGACATCATCGACCCGACCCCCAAGACGGTTGACTCGCTCATGCGGCTCGACCTCCCCGCGGGTGTCGACATTTCGATCAAGCTCTGA
- the rpsE gene encoding 30S ribosomal protein S5 — protein MAAAPRRGGGTGGERRDRRDDRRGGAADKGVSYIERVVKINRVAKVVKGGRRFSFTALVVVGDGNGLVGVGYGKAKEVPAAIAKGVEEAKKHFFKVPRIQGTIPHTVQGEEAAGVVFLRPASAGTGVIAGGPVRAVLECAGIHDVLSKSLGSDNPINIVHATVAALKGLSRPEEIAARRGLPIEDVAPARMLKAQREGLAEAAAAKAVS, from the coding sequence ATGGCTGCAGCTCCGCGTCGCGGTGGCGGCACCGGTGGCGAGCGGCGGGACCGTCGTGACGATCGCCGCGGTGGCGCCGCCGACAAGGGCGTCTCGTACATCGAGCGCGTAGTGAAGATCAACCGAGTGGCCAAGGTCGTGAAGGGTGGTCGTCGCTTCAGCTTCACCGCCCTCGTCGTCGTCGGTGACGGCAACGGCCTGGTCGGCGTCGGCTACGGCAAGGCCAAGGAAGTGCCCGCGGCCATTGCCAAGGGCGTCGAAGAGGCGAAGAAGCACTTCTTCAAGGTGCCTCGGATCCAGGGCACCATCCCGCACACCGTGCAGGGCGAGGAGGCGGCCGGTGTCGTCTTCCTGCGGCCGGCCTCGGCCGGTACCGGCGTCATCGCCGGTGGCCCGGTGCGTGCGGTGCTGGAGTGCGCCGGCATCCATGACGTGCTGTCCAAGTCGCTCGGCTCGGACAACCCGATCAACATCGTGCACGCCACCGTGGCGGCTCTGAAGGGTCTTTCGCGGCCCGAGGAGATCGCCGCCCGCCGTGGCCTGCCGATCGAGGACGTCGCTCCCGCCCGCATGCTGAAGGCTCAGCGTGAGGGTCTCGCCGAGGCGGCGGCCGCGAAGGCGGTGAGCTAG
- the rplD gene encoding 50S ribosomal protein L4, with translation MSTTIDVLDASGAKAGTVELPENVFGAKVNVPLIHQVVVAQLAARRQGTHKAKTRGEVSGGGKKPYRQKGTGRARQGSTRAPQFTGGGTVHGPVPRDYSQRTPKKMKAAALRGALSDRAGGGRVHVVSSLITGETPKTKAALEALRKVTQAPRVLVVVDEADELTWMSLRNAPEVHLLDAGQLNTYDVLVADDVVFTQEAYDQVVARLSESGKEEA, from the coding sequence GTGAGCACCACCATTGACGTCCTCGACGCCAGCGGCGCGAAGGCCGGCACCGTAGAGCTGCCGGAGAACGTGTTCGGCGCCAAGGTCAACGTACCGCTGATCCACCAGGTGGTCGTGGCCCAGCTCGCCGCTCGTCGGCAGGGCACCCACAAGGCCAAGACCCGTGGTGAGGTCTCCGGCGGCGGCAAGAAGCCGTACCGGCAGAAGGGCACCGGCCGCGCCCGTCAGGGCTCGACCCGCGCGCCGCAGTTCACCGGCGGTGGGACCGTCCACGGTCCCGTGCCGCGCGACTACTCGCAGCGCACGCCCAAGAAGATGAAGGCCGCCGCCCTGCGTGGCGCCCTCTCCGACCGGGCCGGCGGCGGTCGCGTCCACGTGGTCAGCTCGCTGATCACCGGCGAGACCCCCAAGACCAAGGCCGCCCTGGAGGCGCTGCGCAAGGTCACCCAGGCTCCGCGCGTTCTCGTCGTGGTCGACGAGGCCGACGAGCTGACCTGGATGAGCCTGCGTAACGCTCCCGAGGTCCACCTCCTGGACGCGGGGCAGCTCAACACGTACGACGTGCTCGTGGCCGACGACGTGGTCTTCACGCAGGAGGCGTATGACCAGGTCGTCGCTCGCCTGAGCGAAAGCGGGAAGGAAGAGGCCTGA
- the rplR gene encoding 50S ribosomal protein L18: MAPKTAFSKHTAARTVSRARRHRRVRKNVVGTTARPRLVVNRSTRHMFVQIVDDTVGHTLVSASTMDPSLRALEADKTEKAKKVGELLAQRAKEAGITAVVFDRGGNRYAGRIAALADSAREGGLEF, translated from the coding sequence ATGGCTCCGAAGACTGCGTTCAGCAAGCACACGGCTGCCCGCACCGTCTCGCGGGCCCGCCGTCACCGCCGCGTCCGCAAGAACGTCGTCGGTACGACCGCGCGTCCGCGCCTGGTCGTCAACCGTTCGACGCGTCACATGTTCGTCCAGATCGTGGACGACACCGTCGGCCACACGCTGGTGAGCGCGTCCACCATGGACCCCTCGCTGCGCGCGCTCGAGGCGGACAAGACCGAGAAGGCGAAGAAGGTCGGCGAGCTCCTCGCTCAGCGGGCCAAGGAAGCCGGGATCACCGCTGTCGTGTTCGACCGCGGTGGCAACCGCTACGCCGGCCGCATCGCGGCTCTGGCGGACAGCGCCCGCGAAGGCGGGCTCGAGTTCTGA
- the rplE gene encoding 50S ribosomal protein L5 codes for MTATTTETERPTPRLKTKYREEIAAQLREQFGIENVMQIPALTKIKVNMGVGEAARDSKLIEGAVRDLTVITGQKPAVVRARKSIAQFKLREGMPIGAHVTLRGDRMWEFLDRLLALALPRIRDFRGLSPKQFDGNGNYTFGLTEQVMFHEVDQDKVDRPRGMDITLVTTAKNDDQGRALLKLLGFPFKEA; via the coding sequence ATGACTGCCACGACCACTGAGACCGAGCGCCCGACGCCGCGACTCAAGACGAAGTACCGCGAGGAGATCGCGGCCCAGCTTCGCGAGCAGTTCGGCATCGAGAACGTCATGCAGATCCCGGCGCTGACCAAGATCAAGGTCAACATGGGCGTCGGCGAGGCGGCTCGCGACTCCAAGCTCATCGAGGGTGCTGTCCGCGACCTCACCGTGATCACCGGCCAGAAGCCGGCCGTCGTTCGCGCGCGCAAGTCCATCGCCCAGTTCAAGCTGCGCGAGGGCATGCCGATCGGCGCGCACGTCACGCTGCGAGGCGACCGCATGTGGGAGTTCCTCGACCGGCTGCTGGCGCTCGCGCTGCCCCGCATCAGGGACTTCCGCGGCCTGTCGCCCAAGCAGTTCGACGGGAACGGCAACTACACGTTCGGTCTGACCGAGCAGGTCATGTTCCACGAGGTCGACCAGGACAAGGTCGACCGTCCGCGGGGTATGGACATCACGCTCGTGACCACCGCGAAGAACGACGACCAGGGCCGGGCGCTGCTGAAGCTCCTCGGCTTCCCCTTCAAGGAGGCCTGA
- a CDS encoding type Z 30S ribosomal protein S14 codes for MAKKSLIAKAGRKQKFEVRAYTRCSRCGRPRAVYRKFGLCRVCFREMAHRGELPGITKSSW; via the coding sequence ATGGCGAAGAAGTCGCTGATCGCCAAGGCGGGGCGCAAGCAGAAGTTCGAGGTCCGGGCGTACACCCGGTGCTCGCGTTGTGGCCGGCCGCGCGCCGTCTACCGCAAGTTCGGGCTCTGCCGCGTGTGCTTCCGCGAGATGGCGCACCGGGGCGAGCTGCCCGGTATCACCAAGTCGAGCTGGTAG
- the rplW gene encoding 50S ribosomal protein L23: MEKIADPRDIIVKPVVSEKSYGLIDENNKYTFLVKKTANKTQVKIAVEQIFGVKVTNVNTINRQGKRKRTRTGYGKRPDTKRAIVSLVEGDRIDIFGQIG, encoded by the coding sequence ATGGAGAAGATCGCCGACCCGCGCGACATCATCGTCAAGCCGGTCGTCTCTGAGAAGAGCTACGGCCTGATCGATGAGAACAACAAGTACACGTTCCTGGTGAAGAAGACCGCGAACAAGACCCAGGTCAAGATCGCCGTCGAGCAGATCTTCGGGGTCAAGGTCACCAACGTGAACACGATCAACCGGCAGGGCAAGCGCAAGCGCACCCGTACCGGTTACGGCAAGCGTCCCGACACCAAGCGCGCGATCGTGAGCCTGGTCGAGGGCGATCGGATCGACATCTTCGGTCAGATCGGCTAG
- the rplB gene encoding 50S ribosomal protein L2 — protein sequence MGIRKYKPTTPGRRGSSVSDFSEITRSTPEKSLLAPLHSKGGRNVHGRVTARHQGGGHKRAYRIIDFRRHDKDGIPAKVAHIEYDPNRTANIALLHYADGEKRYIIAPTGLKQGDRIENGPAADIKPGNCLPLRNIPTGTFIHAVELRPGGGAKLGRSAGAQIQLLAKEGTYATLRMPSGEMRMVDVRCRATVGQVGNAEQANINWGKAGRMRWKGKRPTVRGVAMNPVDHPHGGGEGKTSGGRHPVNPKGKPEGRTRQANKASDRLIIRRRSKRKKR from the coding sequence ATGGGCATCCGTAAGTACAAGCCGACGACTCCGGGTCGCCGCGGGTCGAGTGTCTCGGACTTCTCCGAGATCACCCGCAGCACGCCCGAGAAGTCGCTGCTTGCGCCCCTTCACAGCAAGGGCGGCCGCAACGTACACGGCCGAGTCACCGCTCGCCACCAGGGCGGCGGTCACAAGCGCGCCTACCGGATCATTGACTTCCGTAGGCATGACAAGGACGGCATCCCGGCCAAGGTCGCTCACATCGAGTACGACCCCAACCGCACCGCCAACATCGCTCTGCTCCACTACGCCGATGGCGAGAAGCGCTACATCATCGCGCCGACGGGCCTCAAGCAGGGTGACCGTATCGAGAACGGCCCCGCTGCCGACATCAAGCCGGGCAACTGCCTGCCGCTGCGCAACATCCCGACCGGTACCTTCATCCACGCGGTGGAGCTCCGTCCGGGCGGTGGCGCCAAGCTCGGCCGTTCCGCGGGCGCTCAGATCCAGCTGCTCGCCAAGGAAGGCACGTACGCCACGCTGCGTATGCCCTCCGGCGAAATGCGCATGGTGGACGTGCGCTGCCGCGCGACGGTCGGCCAGGTCGGCAACGCCGAGCAGGCCAACATCAACTGGGGCAAGGCCGGCCGTATGCGTTGGAAGGGCAAGCGCCCGACCGTTCGCGGTGTCGCGATGAACCCCGTCGACCACCCGCACGGTGGTGGTGAGGGCAAGACCTCCGGTGGTCGCCACCCGGTGAACCCGAAGGGCAAGCCCGAGGGCCGCACCCGCCAGGCCAACAAGGCCAGCGACCGGCTGATCATCCGGCGTCGGAGCAAGAGGAAGAAGCGGTAG
- the rplX gene encoding 50S ribosomal protein L24: MHVKKGDLVQVIAGKDKGAKGRVIATLPREDRVVVEGINMIKKHSKETHQGPRGAKTGGVQTMEAPIHVSNVKKLKDEKPADKKADEKKADETGEDS; encoded by the coding sequence CTGCATGTGAAGAAGGGTGACCTGGTCCAGGTCATCGCCGGCAAGGACAAGGGTGCCAAGGGTCGCGTCATTGCCACGCTGCCGCGCGAGGACCGCGTGGTGGTCGAGGGCATCAACATGATCAAGAAGCACTCCAAGGAGACCCACCAGGGCCCGCGCGGCGCCAAGACCGGCGGCGTGCAGACCATGGAGGCCCCCATCCACGTCTCGAACGTGAAGAAGCTCAAGGACGAGAAGCCCGCCGACAAGAAGGCCGACGAGAAGAAGGCCGACGAGACGGGTGAGGACAGCTGA
- the rplC gene encoding 50S ribosomal protein L3: MAKTIKGVLGKKLGMTQVFDADNRMVPVTVVEAGPCVVTRVRTADKDGYSAIQLGFGQVDPRKVNKPLGDYLRKHDITPRRYFAEIRTDDASDYTLGQELLADTFEAGQFVDVTGKSKGKGFAGVMKRHGFGGLGASHGTQRKHRSPGSIGGCATPGRVFKGLRMAGRMGNVRTTVQSLKVHSVDVENGLILIKGAIPGANGSLVLVRTSAKKGAAK, encoded by the coding sequence ATGGCTAAGACGATCAAGGGCGTCCTGGGCAAGAAGCTCGGCATGACCCAGGTCTTCGACGCGGACAACCGGATGGTGCCGGTGACCGTGGTCGAGGCCGGTCCGTGCGTGGTGACCCGGGTCCGCACCGCCGACAAGGACGGCTACTCCGCCATCCAGCTCGGCTTCGGGCAGGTCGACCCCCGGAAGGTCAACAAGCCGCTCGGCGACTACCTGCGTAAGCACGACATCACCCCGCGCCGTTACTTCGCGGAGATCCGCACCGACGACGCGAGCGACTACACCCTGGGCCAGGAGCTGCTGGCCGACACCTTCGAGGCCGGCCAGTTCGTCGACGTGACGGGCAAGAGCAAGGGCAAGGGCTTCGCCGGTGTCATGAAGCGGCACGGCTTCGGTGGTCTGGGCGCGTCGCACGGTACGCAGCGCAAGCACCGTTCGCCGGGTTCCATCGGTGGCTGCGCCACCCCGGGCCGCGTTTTCAAGGGTCTGCGCATGGCTGGTCGGATGGGTAACGTCCGCACCACTGTGCAGAGCCTCAAGGTTCACTCCGTCGACGTCGAGAACGGTCTCATCCTGATCAAGGGTGCGATCCCCGGCGCCAACGGCAGCCTGGTCCTCGTTCGCACCTCTGCCAAGAAGGGGGCTGCCAAGTGA
- the rpsC gene encoding 30S ribosomal protein S3, producing MGQKVNPHGFRLGITTDFKSRWYADKLYKSYVAEDVAIRRMLQKGMERAGISKVEIERTTDRVQVDIHTARPGIVIGRRGAEADRIRGDLEKLTKKQVQLNILEVKNPEIDAQLVAQGVAEQLSSRVSFRRAMRKAMQSAMKSGAKGIRVQCSGRLGGAEMSRSEFYREGRVPLHTLRADIDYGFYEARTTFGRIGVKVWIYKGEAPTSRAEREAAAAGARAGQRRERDDRRGGGADRPRRGGGDRPRRGGGRGDRAPRTEAASQAAPETGPAAQPGAEGS from the coding sequence GTGGGCCAGAAGGTTAACCCGCACGGGTTCCGCCTCGGCATCACGACCGACTTCAAGAGCCGGTGGTACGCCGACAAGCTGTACAAGTCGTACGTCGCCGAGGACGTGGCGATCCGCCGCATGCTGCAGAAGGGCATGGAGCGGGCCGGCATCTCCAAGGTCGAGATCGAGCGCACGACGGACCGCGTGCAGGTGGACATCCACACCGCGCGTCCCGGCATCGTGATCGGCCGCCGCGGCGCCGAGGCGGACCGTATCCGTGGCGACCTGGAGAAGCTGACCAAGAAGCAGGTCCAGCTCAACATCCTCGAGGTCAAGAACCCGGAGATCGACGCGCAGCTCGTCGCGCAGGGCGTTGCCGAGCAGCTGTCCAGCCGTGTCTCGTTCCGCCGCGCCATGCGCAAGGCGATGCAGTCCGCCATGAAGTCCGGCGCCAAGGGCATCCGTGTCCAGTGCTCCGGTCGTCTGGGCGGCGCTGAGATGTCGAGGTCGGAGTTCTACCGCGAGGGCCGCGTGCCGCTGCACACCCTCCGCGCGGACATCGACTACGGCTTCTACGAGGCCCGTACGACCTTCGGCCGCATCGGCGTGAAGGTCTGGATCTACAAGGGCGAGGCTCCGACCAGCCGCGCCGAGCGCGAGGCGGCCGCTGCCGGCGCCCGTGCCGGCCAGCGTCGCGAGCGCGACGACCGTCGTGGTGGCGGCGCCGACCGTCCGCGTCGTGGTGGCGGCGACCGTCCCCGTCGTGGTGGCGGCCGTGGCGACCGCGCCCCCCGCACTGAGGCGGCCTCGCAGGCCGCCCCCGAGACCGGCCCGGCTGCGCAGCCGGGTGCTGAAGGGAGCTGA
- the rplF gene encoding 50S ribosomal protein L6, which yields MSRIGRLPIPVPSGVDITIDGQDVQVKGPKGTLSHTVATPIAVARDEDGAIAVTRPNDENKVRALHGLSRTLIANMVQGVTQGYSKSLEIVGVGYRVQAKGPTQLEFSLGFSHPVIVDAPEGVTFRVEKPTLFHVDGIDKQKVGEVAANIRKLRKPDPYKGKGVRYQGEQIRRKVGKAGK from the coding sequence ATGTCGAGAATCGGACGGCTGCCCATCCCTGTGCCCAGCGGCGTAGACATCACGATCGACGGCCAGGATGTCCAGGTGAAGGGCCCGAAGGGCACGCTTTCTCACACGGTCGCGACGCCCATTGCGGTCGCTCGCGACGAGGACGGCGCCATCGCCGTCACCCGGCCCAACGACGAGAACAAGGTCCGTGCGCTGCACGGTCTGTCCCGGACGCTGATCGCCAACATGGTGCAGGGCGTCACCCAGGGGTACTCCAAGTCCCTGGAGATCGTCGGCGTCGGTTACCGCGTCCAGGCCAAGGGCCCGACGCAGCTGGAGTTCTCTCTGGGCTTCAGTCACCCGGTCATCGTGGACGCCCCCGAGGGCGTCACCTTCCGCGTCGAGAAGCCGACCCTGTTCCACGTGGACGGCATCGACAAGCAGAAGGTCGGCGAGGTCGCGGCCAACATCCGCAAGTTGCGCAAGCCTGACCCGTACAAGGGCAAGGGCGTGCGCTACCAGGGCGAACAGATCCGCCGCAAGGTCGGAAAGGCTGGTAAGTAG
- the tuf gene encoding elongation factor Tu, which translates to MGKAKFERTKPHMNIGTIGHIDHGKTTLTAAITKVLHDRYPELNKATPFDKIDKAPEEKARGITISIAHVEYQTEKRHYAHVDCPGHADYVKNMITGAAQMDGAILVVAATDGPMPQTKEHVLLARQVGVPYIVVALNKSDMVDDEEILELVELEVRELLSAQEFPGDDLPVVRVSALKALEGDEKWADSIIELMNAVDENVPEPPRETEKPFLMPVEDVFSITGRGTVVTGRIERGIVKVNEQVDIIGIKPEKTTTTVTSIEMFNKMLDEGHAGDNAALLLRGIKRDDVERGQCIIKPGTTTPHTEFTGQVYILSKDEGGRHTPFFNNYRPQFYFRTTDVTGVVNLPEGTEMVMPGDNTEMRVELIQPIAMEEGLKFAIREGGRTVGAGRVVKIIK; encoded by the coding sequence GTGGGCAAGGCCAAGTTCGAGCGGACTAAGCCGCACATGAACATCGGCACCATTGGACACATCGACCACGGCAAGACCACGCTGACCGCGGCGATCACCAAGGTGCTTCACGACCGTTACCCCGAGCTCAACAAGGCGACCCCGTTCGACAAGATCGACAAGGCGCCGGAGGAGAAGGCTCGCGGTATTACGATCTCCATCGCGCACGTCGAGTACCAGACGGAGAAGCGTCACTACGCTCACGTCGACTGCCCCGGTCACGCCGACTACGTGAAGAACATGATCACCGGTGCGGCTCAGATGGACGGCGCCATCCTGGTGGTCGCCGCCACTGACGGCCCGATGCCGCAGACGAAGGAGCACGTCCTCCTGGCCCGCCAGGTCGGCGTCCCCTACATCGTCGTGGCTCTCAACAAGTCCGACATGGTGGACGACGAGGAGATCCTGGAGCTCGTCGAGCTCGAGGTCCGCGAGCTCCTCTCCGCCCAGGAGTTCCCCGGCGACGACCTGCCGGTCGTCCGCGTCTCCGCGCTCAAGGCTCTTGAGGGCGACGAGAAGTGGGCCGACAGCATCATCGAGCTGATGAACGCCGTCGACGAGAACGTCCCCGAGCCCCCGCGTGAGACGGAGAAGCCGTTCCTCATGCCGGTCGAGGACGTCTTCTCGATCACCGGTCGCGGCACCGTCGTCACCGGTCGTATCGAGCGCGGCATCGTCAAGGTCAACGAGCAGGTCGACATCATCGGCATCAAGCCGGAGAAGACGACCACCACCGTCACCAGCATCGAGATGTTCAACAAGATGCTCGACGAGGGTCACGCCGGTGACAACGCCGCCCTGCTGCTCCGCGGCATCAAGCGCGACGACGTCGAGCGCGGCCAGTGCATCATCAAGCCGGGCACGACGACCCCGCACACCGAGTTCACCGGCCAGGTCTACATCCTGTCCAAGGACGAGGGCGGCCGCCACACGCCGTTCTTCAACAACTACCGCCCGCAGTTCTACTTCCGTACGACTGACGTGACCGGTGTCGTGAACCTCCCCGAGGGCACGGAGATGGTCATGCCGGGCGACAACACCGAAATGCGCGTTGAGCTGATCCAGCCCATCGCCATGGAGGAAGGCCTCAAGTTCGCGATCCGTGAGGGTGGCCGCACCGTCGGCGCCGGCCGGGTCGTGAAGATCATCAAGTAG
- the rpmC gene encoding 50S ribosomal protein L29 — protein sequence MAKGLTAGELRLEDEDTLVQKLKEAKEELFNLRFQAATGQLESHGRLRAVRREIARIYTVMRERELGIVTVEKETSDG from the coding sequence ATGGCTAAGGGCCTGACCGCCGGCGAGCTGCGGCTCGAGGACGAGGACACTCTCGTCCAGAAGCTGAAGGAGGCGAAGGAGGAGCTGTTCAACCTCCGCTTCCAGGCGGCGACCGGTCAGTTGGAGAGCCACGGGCGGCTGCGCGCCGTCCGCCGCGAGATCGCCCGTATCTACACCGTGATGCGCGAGCGCGAGCTGGGCATCGTCACGGTCGAGAAGGAGACGAGCGATGGCTGA
- the rpsS gene encoding 30S ribosomal protein S19, with amino-acid sequence MPRSLKKGPFVDDHLQKKVDVQNEKGTKNVIKTWSRRSMIVPDMLGHTIAVHDGRKHVPVFVTESMIGHKLGEFAPTRTFRSHVKEDRRSRR; translated from the coding sequence ATGCCACGTAGCCTTAAGAAGGGTCCCTTTGTGGACGATCACCTTCAGAAGAAGGTAGATGTCCAGAACGAGAAGGGCACCAAGAACGTCATCAAGACGTGGTCGCGGCGCTCCATGATCGTTCCCGACATGCTCGGGCACACGATCGCCGTGCACGACGGCCGCAAGCACGTCCCGGTCTTCGTGACCGAGTCGATGATCGGTCACAAGCTCGGAGAGTTCGCCCCCACGCGTACGTTCCGCAGCCACGTCAAGGAAGACCGCCGCAGCCGGCGGTAA
- the rplN gene encoding 50S ribosomal protein L14, whose protein sequence is MIQQESRLKVADNTGAKEILCIRVLGGSGRRYAGIGDVIVATVKDALPGSTGVKKGDVVKAVIVRTVKERRRPDGSYIRFDENAAVIIKDSGDPRGTRIFGPVGRELRDKKFMRIISLAPEVL, encoded by the coding sequence GTGATCCAGCAGGAGTCGCGGCTCAAGGTCGCCGACAACACGGGCGCGAAGGAGATCCTTTGCATCCGTGTTCTCGGTGGCTCGGGCCGACGCTACGCCGGTATCGGCGACGTCATCGTCGCCACTGTCAAGGACGCGCTGCCCGGCAGCACTGGCGTCAAGAAGGGCGATGTGGTCAAGGCCGTCATCGTCCGCACGGTCAAGGAGCGCCGCCGGCCCGACGGCTCCTACATCCGCTTCGACGAGAACGCCGCCGTCATCATCAAGGACAGCGGTGACCCTCGCGGCACTCGTATCTTCGGCCCGGTCGGCCGCGAGCTGCGTGACAAGAAGTTCATGCGGATCATCTCGCTCGCCCCGGAGGTGCTGTGA